TGGAAAGCAACTTGACGGAATTGTATGCCCTTGTTAAAATGGCCATAACGATGGGTATAGATAGGGTCAAAGGCCATCACCTATGGGCCCATTTTAAAGAAATTAAAGGATTATCTATGCGCAGAAATCATGCAGCTATTGATCAATGGAATAAGGTTGTACAGCAACTCTACCTACTAAGAGATCAGCTATTGCTCCCTAATGGAACCCAGATAAAATTAGTAAACTTTACCTTACTTCCTAAAGAAGGGATAAAAGATTTAGCAGTTGGAGGGCCATGCCCTTTCTTAGGAAAAGAGGCATGGATTAGTCCTGAAGGTAAATTCAGTCCTTGTTGTGCACCTGATGCGCTAAGGGAAACATTGGGAAATTTTGGCAATATACATGAGGTCAAACTGGAAGATATATGGAAAAGTGATGCCTATACCCATTTACAGAAAAACTACTTAAAACACCCCTTATGTAAAGGGTGTAATATGCGCAAACCTTTGGTATCGTAATATTTGAATGAAATAAAATGCCATGCCTACTGTTTCTTTACCTGCCATTGTCCTCTCCTCCTGCGGAAGATTTCATCAACTATTGGGGAAGCCGCTCTATGGAGCACGGTTTATACGGGTTGAAAAATTCCATGCGCCAGGATTAGCACCTGCTTATGATGCATCCGGTGCCTACCATATTGATACGACAGGTAAAGCAGCTTATCATAAAAGGTTTCTACAGATACATGGGTTTTATAACCATAGGGCAGCTGTGCAAGATGAGACGGGTTTCTATCATATTGACTCTGAAGGGAGTAGTATATATGCAGCGCGTTATCAATGGGTAGGGAATTTTCAAGAGGAAAAATGTGTAGTCAACAATGCAGATGGGTTTTTTCATATCGATTTAAAGGGCGCAAGAATTTATCCTGAAATATATGATTATGTTGGAGATTTTAAAGAAGGCGCTGCAGTAGTGTATAAAAATGGCCAAGCTACGCATATAAATCAAGAGGGGAAATGGTTGCATGCTAAATGGTATAAGCGGCTTCATGTTTTTCACAAAGGTTATGCTATAGCGGAAGATGCCAAGGGATGGTTTCATATAGATAGGCGAGGGAAAGCACTTTATCCACAACGGTTTAAAAGGGTAGAACCTTTTTACAACGGTAGAGCCAAAGTAGAAACATGGGAAGGGGCATTGGGACAACTGGATAGCAGTGGTAGCATGCAGGTTTTTATTGCAGGGCCTAATCAATTTGATCAGGTACATGCTATCTCTGCGGAACTTGCTGCTTTTTGGAAAACCTATTTGATGCATACGGCTGTAACACTTGGCTTATGCCATAGCTTGCCTTGTACAACTACTGATTTGGCACAACAGTTAAATATAGCAGAGGAAAATATAGAAAGATTATTAAGGGCAATGTGGGAGATAGGGTGGGTAACCTATGAGCCAAGTAAAACCATATGGCAGCTGGCTACTAAAGGCAGTTGCTTTAAAAACATACCTTTCTTAGCCAAGGCGGCTACCCTGTGGGCGCAAGTTGCTGCAGCAGCCAATTGGTTAAAACTCCCTGATTTACTACGACAACCTTGTATAGCTTCTTTTCCTTCTTTTAAAGAAAAAGAGCGCTCTTCTAAAAAAAGAAGACAGTATTATGAAGCATTATTGGGTTATGCGGCCTGGGACTTTCAAGCGTTGCATCAAAAAATAGAAATACAAACTACAAAGCGTGTGCTATTATTTGGTGTGCGTGCCTTAGCTTTTATAGCTGTTCTAGGCAATCAAAATAAAGATCTATTGTTCCATTATTACCATGATCCTGTACTACCTAAGGCACTCATTCAAACTTTCAATGTTAAGCCAAAAAGTTTAAAGTCGTTAATGGCGCATTATGATTTAGCTATTTTTTGTCAATTTTTACAGCATTATGATGATGTTACGGTCATAACGTATCTTCAATTAGCTAAAAAACGGGTAACGCGTTTATTTATCATAGAAACCATGCTAACCCATGACAAGCCTACAGGGGGCATGGTCGATATAAATACCATGGTAGAAACAGGAGGCAAACTAAGAACATTAGCAGCATGGGAGCAATTACTAGGTCAAGTAGGCGCCTATAAGCTAGCCAATGTGCTTCCTATAACAGATTATTTAACCCTGGTTGATGTTATGCTATGCAAGATAGAATCCCATTAGAAGAAAAAGGGTTTATGGTTGTCCGACAGCTTATCCCTCTAGCATTGGCTGAGGCAGCATTGGCTGATATTAAGCATACCCTAACGAAACTAGCCCAAAGATTGTCTGTTCCAATAGCTGATTATATGTATTGTACAGGTAGATGGGCAACAGATTCTCCCGTTACAAAGTGTATATCTACATTAGATGTGTTTATTAAGCATTACCTTGAAGCATTGTGGCAATGTCCAGTAGTGGCTAAAAAAGCAAATGTTATTTGTAAAACGGCTGATTTGATTGAGTCTATTCCTTTTCATCAGGATATTGCGTATAGTTTTAATGCCCCCTATCATTTTTCTGTTTGGGTTGCATTAAACGATGTACGAGCAACCTCAGGAGCCCTTCAAGTCATCAAGGGAAGCCATCAATGGCCAGTAGCTCCATTGGTGGATTTTTGGCAACCTCATTTTGTGGATAGGAAGGCAGATATCTATAAAGACCAAATCGAAACATTACCTATTGCAACAGGAGATGCAATTATTTTTGACGCGAAATTATGGCATGGAAGTGCAGAGAACCTAGAAGCTAAGGATAGGTTTAGTTATGTTACAAGGTGGGTTATCCCAGCCAAGGAATTTCCAGAAATTCCTAAGCCGAAAGTTTCAGATTTTGGGCTGTTAAACTGCGGGTTTTTAACAGAACACATACTCAGAAAAGCGTTACCTTTATTTGTTCATCTTACAATTCCACAAAATAAAACAGAACTGATATATAGCTGGCTAAACTTGCTTACGCAACCGCTTCCTATCTCTGGCATAGATCCTATCCAAGCGCAACAAGATTTGTACAAGCTACTGATCTTAGAACAGGCTTCAACCTTACATGATGCAGGAGACAGCTTAGGGAAAGTATATAAAAATGTATGGTTTTCTTTGTTGCGCTTCCTAAATCAAAGTATAACGGTTGTAGGTAATTAACAAAAGGCCGTTGCAAATAGATT
Above is a window of Candidatus Cardinium hertigii DNA encoding:
- a CDS encoding phytanoyl-CoA dioxygenase family protein, which produces MQDRIPLEEKGFMVVRQLIPLALAEAALADIKHTLTKLAQRLSVPIADYMYCTGRWATDSPVTKCISTLDVFIKHYLEALWQCPVVAKKANVICKTADLIESIPFHQDIAYSFNAPYHFSVWVALNDVRATSGALQVIKGSHQWPVAPLVDFWQPHFVDRKADIYKDQIETLPIATGDAIIFDAKLWHGSAENLEAKDRFSYVTRWVIPAKEFPEIPKPKVSDFGLLNCGFLTEHILRKALPLFVHLTIPQNKTELIYSWLNLLTQPLPISGIDPIQAQQDLYKLLILEQASTLHDAGDSLGKVYKNVWFSLLRFLNQSITVVGN
- a CDS encoding WG repeat-containing protein — its product is MPTVSLPAIVLSSCGRFHQLLGKPLYGARFIRVEKFHAPGLAPAYDASGAYHIDTTGKAAYHKRFLQIHGFYNHRAAVQDETGFYHIDSEGSSIYAARYQWVGNFQEEKCVVNNADGFFHIDLKGARIYPEIYDYVGDFKEGAAVVYKNGQATHINQEGKWLHAKWYKRLHVFHKGYAIAEDAKGWFHIDRRGKALYPQRFKRVEPFYNGRAKVETWEGALGQLDSSGSMQVFIAGPNQFDQVHAISAELAAFWKTYLMHTAVTLGLCHSLPCTTTDLAQQLNIAEENIERLLRAMWEIGWVTYEPSKTIWQLATKGSCFKNIPFLAKAATLWAQVAAAANWLKLPDLLRQPCIASFPSFKEKERSSKKRRQYYEALLGYAAWDFQALHQKIEIQTTKRVLLFGVRALAFIAVLGNQNKDLLFHYYHDPVLPKALIQTFNVKPKSLKSLMAHYDLAIFCQFLQHYDDVTVITYLQLAKKRVTRLFIIETMLTHDKPTGGMVDINTMVETGGKLRTLAAWEQLLGQVGAYKLANVLPITDYLTLVDVMLCKIESH